The Euphorbia lathyris chromosome 2, ddEupLath1.1, whole genome shotgun sequence genome includes a window with the following:
- the LOC136220349 gene encoding uncharacterized protein isoform X1: protein MQCSKQTLFWFFYNVSSFSLLLLIFLYFSSTLLINVLNFIGTYPLIQRNQNGYEYIYSDEEEEEEEEEEDKETYYYCESREKDHLVADIIHGGESLVFLSNSSIPTTEPKDDSFFYDEPTSILASAGSESEKEDIDLINDDDDQENFQPTYADSIQDSSPHHGGPTTSPITIYKQRSGLVDSDDKHGAGNYVKNEEMESNFTGGDGDFYIYAATQKLEEKEKEEIFGDSCTVGSTSKSSSEWRSSIKDSGTEDPFSSSSRRSCPKWESYTVFQKYDEEMMFLDRISAQKLHETESLRSIQACPRSISDRILHKISTMNTNNNNKNNKCGEIKQNPYHELEATYVAQICLTWEALNWNYINFQLKRASRQPDFDPGCAARIAQQFQQFQVLLQRYVENEPYEQGRRPEVYARMRLLAPKLLLVPEYRDSEDDPKDEGFRSRISSSAFLMIMEEGIATFMNFLKADKQKPCQILTSFLRRNRRGSVDPALLQLMKKVNKKKKTKLKDLRRARKCIRKRKLTVEEEMEILMGLIDIKVVSRVLRMSDISEEQLHWCEEKMSKIRVSDGKLQRDSSPLFFPAH from the exons ATGCAATGCTCAAAACAAACTCTCTTCTGGTTTTTCTACAATGTCTCAAgcttctcccttcttcttcttatctTCCTCTACTTCTCCTCCACTTTGCTCATCAATGTCCTCAACTTCATTGGCACCTATCCCCTAATCCAAAG GAATCAAAACGGATATGAGTATATATACTCcgatgaggaggaagaggaggaggaggaagaagaagataaggAAACCTACTATTATTGCGAGTCAAGAGAAAAAGATCATCTCGTAGCTGACATAATTCATGGCGGTGAATCACTTGTGTTCTTGTCTAACAGCTCCATTCCTACAACTGAACCAAAAGATGACAGCTTTTTTTACGATGAACCCACTTCTATTCTTGCGTCAGCTGGTTCAGAATCTGAAAAAGAAGATATTGACCTGATTAATGACGACGACGATCAAGAAAATTTCCAACCAACATATGCTGATTCAATCCAAGATTCTTCCCCTCATCACGGGGGCCCCACCACCTCTCCGATTACCATATACAAACAGAGAAGTGGTTTGGTAGACAGTGACGATAAGCATGGAG CAGGAAACTATGTTAAAAATGAGGAGATGGAATCAAATTTTACAGGAGGAGATGGAGATTTTTACATCTATGCAGCAACTCAAAAGCTtgaggaaaaggaaaaggaagaaATATTTGGGGACTCGTGTACAGTTGGTTCAACATCTAAGAGCTCCTCGGAATGGAGAAGCTCAATTAAGGATTCAGGAACTGAAGATCCATTCTCTTCTTCATCCAGAAGAAGTTGCCCCAAATGGGAATCCTACACTGTTTTTCAGAAATATGATGAGGAAATGATGTTCCTAGATAGAATTAGTGCTCAAAAGCTTCACGAAACAG aGTCATTAAGGTCTATTCAGGCATGTCCGAGATCAATTTCAGACCGGATTTTGCATAAAATTAGTACAATGaacaccaacaacaacaacaagaaTAACAAATGTGGAGAGATCAAGCAAAACCCGTATCATGAATTAGAGGCTACTTATGTAGCTCAGATATGCTTGACATGGGAAGCTCTTAATTGGAACTACATCAACTTCCAACTCAAGAGAGCTTCAAGACAGCCCGATTTCGATCCGGGCTGTGCTGCTCGTATAGCTCAACAGTTTCAGCAGTTCCAAGTTCTTTTGCAGCGTTATGTTGAAAATGAGCCTTATGAACAAGGCAGGAGACCTGAGGTTTATGCCAGGATGAGACTTTTGGCTCCTAAGTTACTTCTTGTCCCTGAATATAGAG ATTCAGAAGATGATCCAAAGGATGAGGGATTCAGGTCAAGAATTTCATCATCAGCATTTCTGATGATAATGGAAGAAGGAATTGCAACATTCATGAATTTTCTAAAGGCTGATAAGCAGAAACCGTGCCAGATTTTAACATCTTTCCTCAGAAGAAACAGAAGAGGTTCGGTTGATCCTGCCCTTCTCCAACTAATGAAGAAAGTGAACAAAAAA AAGAAAACGAAGCTGAAAGATCTCAGGAGAGCCCGAAAATGCATAaggaaaagaaaactaacaGTAGAAGAAGAAATGGAGATACTAATGGGATTAATAGACATAAAAGTGGTATCAAGGGTGTTAAGAATGAGTGATATAAGTGAAGAACAATTGCATTGGTGTGAAGAAAAGATGAGCAAAATAAGAGTTTCTGATGGAAAACTTCAAAGAGATTCCTCCCCACTTTTCTTCCCAGCACACTAG
- the LOC136220349 gene encoding uncharacterized protein isoform X2, with translation MQCSKQTLFWFFYNVSSFSLLLLIFLYFSSTLLINVLNFIGTYPLIQRNQNGYEYIYSDEEEEEEEEEEDKETYYYCESREKDHLVADIIHGGESLVFLSNSSIPTTEPKDDSFFYDEPTSILASAGSESEKEDIDLINDDDDQENFQPTYADSIQDSSPHHGGPTTSPITIYKQRSGLVDSDDKHGGNYVKNEEMESNFTGGDGDFYIYAATQKLEEKEKEEIFGDSCTVGSTSKSSSEWRSSIKDSGTEDPFSSSSRRSCPKWESYTVFQKYDEEMMFLDRISAQKLHETESLRSIQACPRSISDRILHKISTMNTNNNNKNNKCGEIKQNPYHELEATYVAQICLTWEALNWNYINFQLKRASRQPDFDPGCAARIAQQFQQFQVLLQRYVENEPYEQGRRPEVYARMRLLAPKLLLVPEYRDSEDDPKDEGFRSRISSSAFLMIMEEGIATFMNFLKADKQKPCQILTSFLRRNRRGSVDPALLQLMKKVNKKKKTKLKDLRRARKCIRKRKLTVEEEMEILMGLIDIKVVSRVLRMSDISEEQLHWCEEKMSKIRVSDGKLQRDSSPLFFPAH, from the exons ATGCAATGCTCAAAACAAACTCTCTTCTGGTTTTTCTACAATGTCTCAAgcttctcccttcttcttcttatctTCCTCTACTTCTCCTCCACTTTGCTCATCAATGTCCTCAACTTCATTGGCACCTATCCCCTAATCCAAAG GAATCAAAACGGATATGAGTATATATACTCcgatgaggaggaagaggaggaggaggaagaagaagataaggAAACCTACTATTATTGCGAGTCAAGAGAAAAAGATCATCTCGTAGCTGACATAATTCATGGCGGTGAATCACTTGTGTTCTTGTCTAACAGCTCCATTCCTACAACTGAACCAAAAGATGACAGCTTTTTTTACGATGAACCCACTTCTATTCTTGCGTCAGCTGGTTCAGAATCTGAAAAAGAAGATATTGACCTGATTAATGACGACGACGATCAAGAAAATTTCCAACCAACATATGCTGATTCAATCCAAGATTCTTCCCCTCATCACGGGGGCCCCACCACCTCTCCGATTACCATATACAAACAGAGAAGTGGTTTGGTAGACAGTGACGATAAGCATGGAG GAAACTATGTTAAAAATGAGGAGATGGAATCAAATTTTACAGGAGGAGATGGAGATTTTTACATCTATGCAGCAACTCAAAAGCTtgaggaaaaggaaaaggaagaaATATTTGGGGACTCGTGTACAGTTGGTTCAACATCTAAGAGCTCCTCGGAATGGAGAAGCTCAATTAAGGATTCAGGAACTGAAGATCCATTCTCTTCTTCATCCAGAAGAAGTTGCCCCAAATGGGAATCCTACACTGTTTTTCAGAAATATGATGAGGAAATGATGTTCCTAGATAGAATTAGTGCTCAAAAGCTTCACGAAACAG aGTCATTAAGGTCTATTCAGGCATGTCCGAGATCAATTTCAGACCGGATTTTGCATAAAATTAGTACAATGaacaccaacaacaacaacaagaaTAACAAATGTGGAGAGATCAAGCAAAACCCGTATCATGAATTAGAGGCTACTTATGTAGCTCAGATATGCTTGACATGGGAAGCTCTTAATTGGAACTACATCAACTTCCAACTCAAGAGAGCTTCAAGACAGCCCGATTTCGATCCGGGCTGTGCTGCTCGTATAGCTCAACAGTTTCAGCAGTTCCAAGTTCTTTTGCAGCGTTATGTTGAAAATGAGCCTTATGAACAAGGCAGGAGACCTGAGGTTTATGCCAGGATGAGACTTTTGGCTCCTAAGTTACTTCTTGTCCCTGAATATAGAG ATTCAGAAGATGATCCAAAGGATGAGGGATTCAGGTCAAGAATTTCATCATCAGCATTTCTGATGATAATGGAAGAAGGAATTGCAACATTCATGAATTTTCTAAAGGCTGATAAGCAGAAACCGTGCCAGATTTTAACATCTTTCCTCAGAAGAAACAGAAGAGGTTCGGTTGATCCTGCCCTTCTCCAACTAATGAAGAAAGTGAACAAAAAA AAGAAAACGAAGCTGAAAGATCTCAGGAGAGCCCGAAAATGCATAaggaaaagaaaactaacaGTAGAAGAAGAAATGGAGATACTAATGGGATTAATAGACATAAAAGTGGTATCAAGGGTGTTAAGAATGAGTGATATAAGTGAAGAACAATTGCATTGGTGTGAAGAAAAGATGAGCAAAATAAGAGTTTCTGATGGAAAACTTCAAAGAGATTCCTCCCCACTTTTCTTCCCAGCACACTAG